A genomic region of Microcoleus sp. FACHB-831 contains the following coding sequences:
- a CDS encoding DUF11 domain-containing protein, whose product MPLLTVLSVMSLPQRADAANTCFVNLLYGSGGGTDTNIYVMNTSTRATNVVGNLSFTTVTLAREQSTGFIYYVENAAAGSTTYRLAYWNPATATNTIVGPIVGGPAGGFFRLGLSPSGLIYAMGSSVAGTPTAIYTINTTTGVATARGTISGLAAGSGDLAFDPTDPSGQTFYVTNGGPASLYRVTLNPAGDVTGSTLVGGTTGLAATFQLGALAFGQDGNLYATGSTNGLVRIDPNTGVGTQVAPGNATNISDFATLPQPTVAGAGVGKTGPSSVPAGSPITYNITVTNDQVYNPANRQFGCTLTGVTVPDAINPPGSVVSPTYTTSGTPGPAGTYDPATGEWTGLNLAPGQSITLAITGTVSPSASGTITNTANIVLPGGLQNTSPSTTSTVTTTVVPASADLAASKSGLANSPAPGNVTYTITITNKGPGAATNAIIRDQIAAGATFVSASDGGTFANGVVTWPAITINPTDANNPAVTRTVTVSLPANGTYTNTASVTSDTQDPTPNDNQSPFTTQVPGTASAADIVTRKSGPAGLPAAPGNATYTIATTNNGPGDATNVVIRDQIAAGATFVSASDGGTFANGVVTWPAVTVNNGQTATRTITVTLPVNGSYTNTSSNTSDTPDPTPGNNNGTDPAASVTTVVPSTTSADIVTTKSGPTGRPAPGEVSYTIATTNNGPNDATNVVIRDQIASGATFVSASDGGTFANGVVSWPAVNLNNGQTVTRTITVNLPVNGSYTNTSSNTSDTPDPTPGNNNGSLPAAQVTTLVPSGNSADILTSKTGVTSLGTPGNVTYTITTTNNGLDAATNVVIRDAIASGANFVSASDGGTFANGVVSWPAITLNNGQSVTRTITVTLPANGSYTNSASNTSDSFDPNTSNNNGTSANAQVTTIVASGNPADLVTLKSGPTGLASAPSNVTYRIVTINNGPNDATNVVIRDQIAAGSTFVSASDGGTFANGVVTWPAINTIRKGDRVTRTITVSLPVNGSYTNTASNTSDSPDPTPSNNNGSLPTARVTTVVPSATQADVATTKSGSTGNEQAPATVTYTITTVNNGPDTATNVVIRDLIASGATFVSASDGGTFAPGVVTWPAITLNRGDRVTRTVTVTLPTNGTYTNIASNTSDTPDPDPSNNDGTATTAAVITSLPGTSPRLRLVKRITNVTRNGTAISGVNFNSFISADPTNDTATGWPANLLLGVPNISAPLQSGDEIEYTIYFLSDGAAPIDNLKFCDPIPPQTTFIPDSFGSGSGIRLNLAGSARSLTNLPDTDEGAFFSSLVPPSGKFASNVCPSPNNPDGSALVNLETLSNTSGANFGFVRFRVKIN is encoded by the coding sequence ACGGGTTTTATTTATTATGTAGAAAATGCTGCTGCTGGATCAACGACATACAGGCTGGCGTATTGGAACCCAGCTACTGCAACCAACACCATCGTCGGGCCGATCGTTGGTGGGCCAGCAGGTGGCTTCTTTCGACTTGGCTTAAGTCCCAGTGGTCTAATCTACGCTATGGGTAGTAGTGTTGCTGGAACTCCCACAGCTATCTACACAATTAATACAACAACTGGCGTTGCCACCGCAAGGGGGACAATTAGCGGATTGGCCGCTGGTAGCGGGGATTTGGCTTTTGACCCTACTGACCCCAGCGGCCAGACATTTTATGTAACCAATGGAGGCCCGGCCAGTCTTTACAGAGTAACTTTGAACCCGGCGGGGGACGTTACTGGTTCGACCTTAGTGGGGGGCACAACAGGTCTAGCTGCTACTTTCCAGCTAGGTGCGCTAGCCTTTGGTCAAGATGGAAACCTTTATGCTACTGGTAGTACTAATGGCCTTGTTAGGATCGACCCTAACACTGGAGTCGGCACGCAAGTTGCTCCCGGTAACGCTACAAACATCAGTGACTTTGCTACCCTACCGCAACCAACCGTTGCTGGCGCGGGAGTCGGGAAAACTGGGCCATCTTCAGTGCCTGCGGGCAGCCCCATTACTTATAACATCACCGTCACAAACGACCAAGTTTACAATCCCGCAAACCGCCAATTTGGTTGTACCCTAACAGGCGTGACGGTGCCAGACGCCATAAACCCCCCAGGCTCGGTAGTTAGCCCAACTTATACTACAAGTGGCACGCCAGGGCCAGCGGGAACCTACGACCCCGCCACAGGTGAGTGGACGGGGCTAAACTTAGCACCAGGGCAGAGCATAACGCTGGCCATCACTGGTACGGTAAGTCCATCAGCTTCCGGGACAATAACAAATACTGCCAATATCGTGCTGCCAGGGGGTCTACAGAATACAAGCCCCAGTACCACAAGCACCGTTACCACTACAGTTGTTCCTGCTTCAGCAGATCTGGCCGCTAGTAAATCCGGCCTTGCTAATTCCCCTGCACCAGGCAACGTCACTTACACCATCACCATAACTAATAAAGGCCCTGGTGCTGCCACAAATGCAATCATCCGCGACCAAATTGCTGCTGGTGCTACTTTTGTTAGTGCAAGTGATGGCGGGACGTTCGCCAACGGCGTAGTAACGTGGCCTGCTATTACCATTAACCCTACGGATGCAAACAATCCTGCTGTAACTCGCACTGTTACAGTGAGCCTACCCGCCAACGGCACTTACACCAACACAGCTTCCGTCACCTCTGATACCCAAGATCCTACCCCCAACGACAATCAATCCCCATTTACCACCCAAGTCCCAGGTACAGCCTCAGCCGCCGATATCGTCACTCGCAAATCCGGCCCTGCTGGCCTTCCTGCGGCTCCAGGTAACGCCACCTACACGATCGCGACGACTAACAACGGCCCTGGTGATGCCACAAATGTAGTTATCCGCGATCAAATTGCCGCAGGTGCTACTTTTGTGAGTGCAAGCGATGGCGGGACGTTCGCTAACGGTGTAGTGACTTGGCCTGCTGTTACCGTCAACAACGGTCAAACTGCTACTCGCACCATTACAGTCACCCTACCCGTCAACGGCAGCTATACCAACACATCTTCCAACACCTCTGATACACCAGACCCCACCCCAGGCAACAACAACGGTACAGATCCAGCAGCCAGCGTTACTACAGTTGTTCCCAGTACAACTTCCGCCGATATTGTCACCACTAAATCAGGCCCTACTGGGCGTCCTGCACCAGGCGAAGTCAGCTATACGATCGCGACGACTAACAACGGCCCCAACGATGCCACGAATGTAGTCATCCGCGACCAAATTGCCTCCGGTGCAACTTTTGTCAGCGCCAGCGACGGCGGTACGTTCGCTAACGGTGTAGTAAGTTGGCCTGCTGTTAACCTCAACAACGGTCAAACTGTCACTCGCACGATTACAGTCAACCTACCCGTCAACGGCAGTTATACCAACACATCTTCCAACACCTCTGATACACCAGACCCCACCCCAGGTAACAACAACGGTAGTCTGCCAGCAGCCCAAGTTACTACTCTTGTTCCTAGTGGAAACTCAGCCGATATCTTAACTAGCAAAACTGGGGTAACTAGCCTGGGTACTCCAGGCAACGTTACTTACACTATTACTACAACTAATAACGGGCTGGATGCTGCCACAAATGTAGTCATCCGCGATGCGATCGCCAGTGGTGCAAATTTTGTCAGCGCCAGCGACGGCGGTACGTTCGCTAACGGTGTAGTAAGTTGGCCTGCTATTACTCTTAACAACGGTCAAAGTGTCACTCGCACCATTACCGTCACCCTACCCGCCAACGGCAGTTATACCAACAGTGCTTCTAATACCTCTGATTCCTTCGACCCCAATACAAGCAACAACAACGGAACTTCTGCTAATGCTCAAGTTACAACCATTGTTGCTAGCGGAAATCCAGCCGATCTTGTGACGCTCAAATCTGGCCCTACTGGCCTTGCATCTGCTCCCAGCAACGTCACTTACAGAATCGTTACTATTAACAACGGCCCCAACGACGCCACAAATGTAGTCATCCGCGACCAAATTGCCGCCGGATCTACTTTTGTTAGTGCGAGTGACGGCGGTACATTTGCCAACGGTGTCGTGACTTGGCCTGCTATTAATACGATTAGAAAAGGCGATCGCGTCACTCGCACCATTACAGTGAGCCTACCTGTCAACGGCAGTTATACCAACACGGCTTCCAACACTTCTGATAGTCCAGACCCGACTCCCAGTAATAACAACGGTAGTCTGCCAACAGCCAGAGTCACTACAGTTGTTCCTAGTGCAACGCAAGCTGATGTTGCTACTACCAAATCTGGTTCAACTGGCAATGAACAAGCTCCAGCCACAGTCACTTACACTATCACTACTGTTAACAACGGCCCCGATACTGCGACGAATGTAGTCATCCGCGACTTGATTGCCAGTGGTGCAACTTTTGTTAGTGCAAGTGATGGCGGTACGTTTGCCCCTGGCGTGGTGACATGGCCTGCAATTACCTTAAACAGAGGCGATCGCGTTACTCGTACTGTTACAGTCACCCTACCTACGAACGGTACCTACACTAATATTGCTTCCAATACTTCTGATACCCCAGACCCCGACCCAAGCAATAACGACGGTACTGCTACAACTGCGGCAGTTATCACAAGTCTACCTGGCACCTCACCGCGTCTGCGTCTGGTGAAGAGAATTACAAATGTAACTAGAAATGGTACGGCCATCAGCGGCGTTAACTTCAATAGCTTTATTTCAGCAGATCCCACCAATGACACAGCAACTGGCTGGCCTGCTAACTTACTGTTAGGAGTTCCTAATATTTCGGCGCCTCTACAAAGCGGTGACGAGATAGAGTACACGATCTATTTTCTCTCGGATGGCGCTGCCCCCATCGACAACTTAAAATTCTGCGATCCAATTCCACCCCAGACAACCTTTATACCTGATAGTTTTGGGTCAGGTAGTGGAATAAGGCTTAATCTGGCTGGTTCGGCGCGATCGCTGACAAATTTACCGGATACAGATGAGGGAGCATTTTTCTCCAGCCTAGTCCCACCGTCTGGAAAATTTGCTAGTAATGTCTGCCCCAGTCCTAACAATCCTGATGGTTCTGCCCTAGTAAATCTGGAAACACTTTCTAACACATCTGGTGCAAACTTTGGTTTTGTCCGTTTCCGCGTCAAAATTAACTAA